gagacagggttttaccatgttgcccaggctggtcttgaactcctgagctcaagatctgcccaactcggcctcccaaagtgctgggattacaggtggaagccaccacacctggcctatcagGCCTTTATTTAGCAGAGAGAAGATATTAAAGCAACACACTTTTAGGTTTCTTatgtattatttctcttttctttccacatAGGAAATGGTCTGAAGACAATGATATAGTGTGATTCCTTGAAATCCTTCTTGGGCAGTGGAAGGGTTCAGATTTTTTCCCTCCAACTTAATCAGATGAAGAGTGAGAGTAAGCAGTATTTAAGAGTACACAGACAGGCACACATATGCACTTGTATTTTAACCACCAGGGCCGTGTCAGTACGGAAAGCATTTAATAAAGATTTGATAGACCGACTTTTAGATGCTGAATTACGTGTTTTAGTGGTAAAGATCTCAATGGCTTTGTCAAAATTCTAGTGagcttttaagtattttaagatGCCAAATACTTGCTTTTTATCTGGAAAATGTTTAGAAATGTCTTATggggatatatttttatttcaaaatttactatgaATAGATATTTTGTGATAAACAGCAACCAAAGTACATTTGCTTCAATTTTTGCAGCAAAAGATTTCACAAGAGCAACTAAGAGGcaactatttaaataatatagAATCTGcccataaaaaatacatataatacatacattttagagagacagggtcttgctctgtctctcaggctggagcacagtggtataatcatgggttactgcagctttgacttcccagactcaagctatcttctcacctcagcctcccaagtacctgggactacaggcgaatgccaccacacttggctaatatttaaaaatttttcgtagacacggtctcactatgtttcccaggctggtttcaaactcctggactcaagcaattctctcgcctcagtttcccaaagtgttgggattataggcatgaaccactgggtCTGGCccccaaaattatttttgatatagCATTGTGTTATCATTTTGCAAACATAGTTCAAATTAAATCTTCCTAATGAATGTAATACATTCATTACAATTTAATACAGGAATCACTAACAGCAAATTCCTGATGTGAGGGAAATTTTATTCCCATAAAGTTTAGTTTTCTATTAAAGCTTATCCCAGGATAGTAACTAACTTTCCCAAAACACAAAaggttacttatttatttaggcgaagtctcgctctgttatccaggctggagtgcagtagcagatcttggctcactgcaatctccacctcccaggttcaagtgattctcctgcctcaacctctgagtagctgggattacaccaggcccagctaatttttgtatttttggtagagatagggtttcaccatgttggacaggctggtctcaaattcctgacctcaagtgattcgcctgcctcggcctcccaaagtgctaggattacaggcgcaagccactgcacctggcccaaaaaggttttttttttcaatttacttaAAGAAGGTCAAGCATTTTAAGGCATAAGAGCcatttatttaaaacagtaaATTCAGTACATTTATTCCTTTCAGATCAAAATTAACATATTCCgtattagtaaaataaataatgctatctgctttttttttttttttttttttttttttttgagaaggagttttgctccatcctgcaggctggagtgcagtggcaccatttcggctcactgcaacctccgcctcttgggttcaagtgattttcctgcctcagcctcctgagtagctgggattacaggagcatgccaccatgcctggcttttttgtatttttagtagacacggggttttgctatgttggccaggctggtctcaaactcctgacctcaggtgatccacccaccttggcctcccaaagtgctgggagtacaggcatgagccactgccggCAGGCTGACAATTCTATTGTTTTTGAAGAAGGCGTTTAATCACTTTATTGTGACAAAAttttgtctgtctgtttgttttttgagacggagtctcgctctgttgcccaggctggagtgcaatggcacgatcccagctcactgcaacctccacctccccagttcgagtgattctcctgcctcagcctcctgaatagctgggattgcaggtttgtgccaccaagcctggctaatttctgtattttttgtagagacagggtttcaccatgttggccagcctggtcttgaactcctgacctcatgatctgcccacctcggcctcccaaagtgctgggattacaggtgtgagccaccgcgcccagccgtaaCAAATCTTTTAACTCTGAAAAATACACTATTTGGGATGAGTCACCAGTAAAGTATAATTCCATATGTAATAGCATAAAAAATGTCTAGATGTCCAGGGTCTCTTCTAAAATTCTATCACTCTGGAAGATTAACAACAGTCTTACTAAATAACTTTACACATGaatgaaaaatggagaaaaattctATTAAGATGCCAAtcttattaaaatgaaatgggctattccctcctccccccagaaaaaaaaagactgggaaaataaaactcacaagttggtttttttcttttttctttttttacgaGTTGGTTTTAAGGTTATTTCTAATATTCATTTTTCCTAATGACACCAATATATCGccatttacctgattttaaaaCTGCAACTGGTTAGTTTTAAGTGAACACAAGTGCTATGTTTTTGTAGCTTTACCATATTCAATCTGTAACTTACTTAATAAAAGACCTTAAATTCATAATGCATGCACGGTGATCAAAATATGAGCACTCCTCCAAGCTCTGCTACTATAACGTTTGCTCCTTTGGGATCATAAtggtatggttttctttttttttttttttttttctttttttttttttttttgagacggagtctcgctcggtcgcccaggctggagtgcagtggtgtgatcttggctcatagcaacctccgcctcccgggttcaagcgattctcctgcctcagcctccggaggaactgggactacaggcgcccgccaccacgcccggctgattattcgtatttttggtagagatggggtttcaccatgttggccaggctagtctcgaactcctgacctcaagtgatccacctgcctcggtctccaaaCATAATGATCTGTTTTAAGGTTGCAAGTATTTCCATTAGGTATTTATGGGGTGAGTAGGGTGGGGCAGATGTGTCCCGGAATGGGGCACAGCGGACAGGAAGTAACGGTTTATAACAACGTGAACGCTTCCGACGTGTAGCGGGAGCTTCAGAAAGCGTGGCCGAATCTGCAGCTCTTAACAAATGGCTCGTTCCCAAACCTTAGCCTCAACTCCTTCTGAGCGATAGGGGCATGCTACCAGCACGGGGGAAAATGAGATACAAGAAACGCCCGAAAGGGAAAAACAAGGCTGGGCTGTTTCCTTCCTTTGGGGTCAAGACAGAGGCACAGAAGGCCCAGGTCTGGGAGGTTGGATCACCTCCGGCAGGATGTTGAGCCGGGTGGGAGCCCAAACAGCAGGGGGCCCACAGGAGGCCGGCCCAGGCAGCCTCGCGTCCACTTACCAGGCCAGGCCCAGGCACGTCCCCAGCGACAGCAGGCTCAGGCACGTTCGGGGGTCTGCCCAGCCCCCGCCTCCGCTGCCCCGGGCCACGGGGGTCTTCCCGCCCTCGCTCCGCTTCCCGGGCTCCGCAGCAGGGGCTCCCTTGGGCCCCGACTTCTTCCGGCTCTTCACCTCAGACATGTCTGGAGACCCTAGGACGACAAGCCCAGGGTAGCTTCTTCACCAGGGGGAGCAGGACGTGGCCGCCTTGGCGTTCGTGGGAACCCTGGGCGGTGACCGCGCCCCCTCACAGACTTGGCACCGCCCAGAGCCcagccccttccctctccccgcCATCCTCGTTGCTTCACTGAGTCTTTCAGCTGCCAGCTCCATAGTTCTCCTAGGAGAGGTGGGCGGCGACCTCACCCCACAGCGCCTTCCACTGCGATATTGCTCCAAATCCGAGGAAATTCAAACTCCCGGGCGCGCGCAGGCCGACGGGACCCGAGGAGGAGGGGCAGGACGAAGGGGTCGCGCGCGCCACGTCGGGCGCGCCGCCGCTGCCCGAGTCCGGCATTGGTGGGAACGCGGCGCGTCCCTGAGGCTTAGCCACACCCCGTCCGCGGGGTAGGCGGGCACTTCTACGCGCGCGGGCACGAGCCGTGGCAGGAGTGCGCGGCGGCAGCGGTGGCCGCCCCTTGGAGCTTGGGGTGTGTTTATTTGCATAAGCGGGCGCGCGCCGTCCGGGCTGGGTGGATCCGGCGGGATTTGACTGCTCCGCTGTCCAGAGGCGGAGAAGAAGAGGTAGCGAGTGGACGTGACTGCTCTATCCCGGGCAAAAGGGATAGAACCAGAGGTGGGGAGTCTGGGCAGTCGGCGACCCGCGAAGACTTGAGGTGCCGCAGCGGCATCCGGAGTAGCGCCGGGCTCCCTCCGGGGTGCAGCCGCCGTCGGGGGAAGGGCGCCACAGGCCGGGAAGACCTCCTCCCTTTGTGTCCAGGAGTGGGGTCCACCGGAGGGCGGCCCGTGGGCCGGGCCTCACCGCGGCGCTCCGGGACTGTGGGGTCAGGCTGCGTTGGGTGGACGCCCACCTCGCCAACCTTCGGAGGTCCCTGGGGGTCTTCGTGCGCCCCGGGGCTGCAGAGATCCAGGGGAGGCGCCTGTGAGGCCCGGACCTGCCCCGGGGCGAAGGGTATGTGACGAGACAGAGCCCTGCACCCCTAATTCCCGGTGGAAAACTCCTGTTGCCGTTTCCCTCCACCGGCCTGGAGTCTCCCAGTCTTGTCCTGGCAGTGCCGCCCTTCCCAGTAAGACCTAGGCGCAAAGGCTTGGGTAAGTTGACCTCCTCGCTTTTCTCCCCGAGCCAGGTTCTTTGGAGGCTCGGTAGCTGATTTCAGGGACTGAGAATTTGAGGACATGGAATATTTGATAACCATCCTGCTCCTGTACCAGGAAGAGAAATTCTGTAATGAGGAAGTAGTAAACTTGGGGTTTTCGTGGATAAACGTGCGCTGTTTTCTGTTTTACGTCCACGAAGAGTTTTGGCTTTCCATTTTGTTGTGGGTTACAAAAGGTTTTGAGACTTAGTTCAGATAAGTTGTGCAGTTTTAAAACGTATTTAAGATTTGCATATTTTAGTTTAACAGGACTAGGTGAAATTGGAAATTAGTTTCAGAAAACCAGAGTGTCTTATTTGCTTAGCTATTGGACATCACCTAAAAAATTCATACATTCTTGTTTTTTCACATCGAATTTCATTACTATAAATTGAGGAACATTTTATGTTTAAGAGGACAAAAAcgttattaacattttaaaaaatgagagttttgattccaatcaataACTTTTTATCAGTTTTGTGCCCCTGCTGGGCATTTTGTAAGCCTTGACAAGCATAGGCAAATGCCCTACGTCCGTCCCTATTTTTCCAAGTGCTACATTTGGTGACTTCAAAAACAGTCATTGAAGCTTGATAATTATTGCCCCCTTCTGTGAGCTCCAAGTTACTTGTGCTCTGTTTTTGCACTTTGGGCATTCACattcccactctctctctctttttcttctttgtctagaCTGTGAATTATTTCAGGCAAATGACCCAATCTTTTCTGTAGTCTTGGTGTCTGACATATAGGGAGGCGCACAAAtgtgtattgaatgaatgaattgataaACCCGTTTAGACTCTTTCACTCTATACATTGTGTAAAGTTCTGTTAATGTTTTGAAAACTTGGCAGAGATTGTGAACTGGGTTTTATGCCCATGGAAAAATTTgcattatatttgaaataaacttGCTAGAAACGTCAAGTATTTTACTATAAAGGCTGTTATTCTTTCCTCATGTCCTCCTGGTCTGAGAAATCACATCAGAAGGTGTTTCCTGTTGCTTTGTGGGAAATGTGTTTAGCAAGGAGGACCTAGAGCTGACATCCTCCTTGAATGAGAACTAATACTCAATAGTAACAATGCTCTATTCACTCTTATGTTTGATAAGGAAAACAAGAAGTCTCTTAATATTGACTTCAATGTAATCACTATTTTATACAATCTTAATTAAAAAAGGGAgtattttattgtaagaaatgATAATgtgtgttaaaaaaaattgacagtagaggccgggcatggtggggctcacaagtgtaatcccagcactttcggaggctgtggcgggtggatcacctgaggtcaggaattcaagaccagcctggtcaacatggtgaaaccccgtctgtactaaaaaaaaaaaaaaaaaaaaaaaatgagacaaggTGGGGGAGAAATCCCAAATTTTGCTACTCAGAAGTAACTCAAACATTTTGATGAATAAACTTCTAAACgtctatatatattcatatgataccaacacttgttttttttttttgagacagagtctcagtctgtcgcccaggctggagtgcagtggagtggtctcggctcactgcaacctctgccgccctggttcaagcagttctcttgcttcagcctcccgagcagctgggattacaggcacctgccactgcatctggctaattttgtgtttttagtagagccagggttttaccatcttggccaggatggtcttgaattcctgacctcgtgatccactcgcctcggcctcccaaagtgctgggattacaggcatgagccactgcgcccggcccccacgTTATGTGTTATATGTGGGatcatgtttctgttttttttttttttttttttcagcagcagtattatgaacatctttccatgtcaaTACATGGAGATATGTGTCATAATTTtgaatggctgcataatattccattttatatacataccctaatttttaaaatctatattcagaatgatggacatttaggttgcgtTCATCACTGAAACATCCtccattaattcttttttctttttattttttactctagcctcccaatgtgctgggattataggcttgagctaccacacctgatTGGAAACTGATTAATTCTCCTTGTggatatttttacatatgtatttgaATGTCTCCTTGAAGTAAATCCttagaaatgggatttctgggttagAGAGAAAGCTTATTTTAAACAATTCCATATCTTACTGCTTTCCAGAAAAATTGCATTCATTTTCTACTTTCCCCAATTAGTGCATAAGAATGGCCATTTTCTCATACCTTTCCAAGCACTGggttttgtccatttaaaaatttttgccaaggaaaaaaaatcagttttgttctttttacgtTTCTTGTTTATTAGTGAGATTatgtatcttttcatatgtttattggcctgACAAATATTTTGGTGTTTTGGCTGTAGCTCATGGTTGACAgctcagagagagaaagatctgAGGGAAGATGGATGCAAAAGCTCGAAATTGTTTGCTTCAACATAGAGAAGCTCTGGAAAAGGACATCAAGACATCCTACATCATGGATCACATGATTAGTGATGGATTTTTAACAATATCAGAAGAGGAAAAAGTAAGAAATGAGGTAAAGCTCTCTGAAGCAGTCCACACTtccttaaaaatttttagaatttcagaacttgtacTGGTCTCCACTACTTTATGTTGCATACATATTCATTGTTGTATACTaaactacttaattttttttagccCACTCAACAGCAAAGAGCAGCTATGCTAATTAAAATGATACTTAAAAAAGATAATGATTCCTACGTATCATTCTACAATGCTCTACTACATGAAGGATATAAAGATCTTGCTGCCCTTCTCCATGATGGCATTCCTGTTGTCTCTTCTTCCAGTGGTAAAGATTCAGTTAGTGGAATAACTTCGTATGGTTTGTATCCATTATACCTTCTATCACTTTGCTATCAAAATTGCTTTGGGTTTGTCTTATTGTAGATGTAATCTTTTGAAGAGAGTGTGACCAGTTCACTGAAAACTGCATGTTAAAAAAATTGTAGTGAtgttttcaatttaaatattttttatttgcatcCACATTAACTCTCAACTTTTCTTCTTGCCCAGTAAACTGTACTGCTGAGATAATAATATGTCTAACCTAATTTTTAGAGACAATAAGACAATTTATAGGCCCTTGTTTATTTTCCAGTTCTATGTGTTTATAGAgtttataggaaaaaataagaatCTTTAGAAATATATGTTCTTGAAAGGTATTCCATAAATGTTCTTCCTTTTACACTTGCCTTCCCAGTCTTCAATATGAGAGGGAatgaaaagtcaggaaataattGGGTGAGTAAAGCAGATATAGATAGAAACTTCCATTTTCTTTAGTCATCTTGAAGGATATATGTTTGTCTTTGCTCTCTGTGGTCtgagaaatcagaaaattaaagttaatatgctagccacattttcttaacttcTCTTGGAAATTTTCAGGCTAAGCCTCAGCtttgctctttgttttttatGGTATTACTTCAGTAATTATTCCAAAGTTCTATTCATtcatgcttgttttgttttggattttagtaAGGACAGTCCTGTGTGAAGGTGGAGTACCACAGAGGCCAGTTGTTTTTGTCACAAGGAAGAAGCTGGTGAATGCAATTCAGCAGAAGCTCTCCAAATTGAAAGGTGAACCAGGATGGGTCACCATACATGGAATGGCAGGCTGTGGGAAGTCTGTATTAGCTGCAGAAGCTGTTAGAGATCATTCCCTTTTAGAAGGTAAGTGTCTTAGTCCCTTTCATAGTCTAGTAAGGTAGATAGACATGTAAAAATATTATGATATATCAATACGTGATAAATTGAATGGTAGAAACAAGTATAAGGTACAGAGTTAGAACAAAGGAAGGATATGTTAACTCTCTGAAGGGAGGGGATGGATAGGACAAGCTTCCTGAATGAGATGACATCTTAGCAGGAGTTTGGAGAAAGAATAAAAGTTTGCTAGGCAGTGAAGGTAGGGATGGGAGACTAGGGAAGGTGGGAAAGGTAGTGGGTGGTTACTGGGGTGGGGAAGGgcatactgggtagaagagggtttAAGAAATGTTGGCAGGTATACCACTGACCTTAGCGATCCTGGTAGGTTCTCAGGGTATTCATCAGGAATAGTTGTATAGCTCCATCAGTTCTAGGCTGCCCCCATTCATCAGTGTGTTCTCATTCATCAGTGTGTTCTCTCTGTATGACACTTCTAGGGGAATTCAAAGACAGTTCCCAACTTCtagtagttaattttttttttagtaggccaggcacggtggcttatgcttgtaatcccagctgaggcgtggatcacctgaggtcaggagttcaagaccagcctgggcaacatggtgaaatcccgtctctaccaaaaatacaaaaaaaaatcagctgggtgtggtggtgagcacctgtaatcccagctactcgggaggctgaggcaggagaatcacttgaacctaggaggcggaggttgcagtgcgccgagattgcaccaccgcactccagcctgggcaacaagagcaagactccatctcaaaaaaaagttttttttgtttttttttttaatatgtgtgtATAACATGATCTATGGTTAAGACAGTTTAGACAGAATGATTGGAATAAGTAGTAAGCCTCTAAGAGACTTAGAAATATGGAGGCTAGGGTACATCTATGTGTACACATGGCCTCAGTTTAATTTCATAGCCTTCGTAAGTGGTATAGACTATACTCTTATCAGAAGTATGCCCAATTCCTAACCCTTGGTTTTTCCCCTCTATCATTACAGAGAAGTTTCCTGAGACTTAGCTCCTTTCAAGTCTCAGAGCCAAGGATTTTTTTAAACCCCTACTGCAAAGTTGATCACTAAGGATATTTCAGGATAAATTTAGCTTAAGTTCCTTTAGTGTGAAGGAATGAGTTTTCCTTTCAATATTATGAACTTTCTTTGTGTATTTATAATATTCCAATTTATAGGTTTAAAAGAACACTCCTCTCCCCATTTAAATTGCTCTACATTATTGTGATGAATTTTCAATTCTAGGGATTAAAATTGACTAACAATCTATGGAATTAAATATTCAGGAGTCATA
The sequence above is a segment of the Pan paniscus chromosome 10, NHGRI_mPanPan1-v2.0_pri, whole genome shotgun sequence genome. Coding sequences within it:
- the IKBIP gene encoding inhibitor of nuclear factor kappa-B kinase-interacting protein isoform X3 — its product is MSEVKSRKKSGPKGAPAAEPGKRSEGGKTPVARGSGGGGWADPRTCLSLLSLGTCLGLACGRNLKLSWNN
- the APAF1 gene encoding apoptotic protease-activating factor 1 isoform X2 — encoded protein: MDAKARNCLLQHREALEKDIKTSYIMDHMISDGFLTISEEEKVRNEPTQQQRAAMLIKMILKKDNDSYVSFYNALLHEGYKDLAALLHDGIPVVSSSSGKDSVSGITSYVRTVLCEGGVPQRPVVFVTRKKLVNAIQQKLSKLKGEPGWVTIHGMAGCGKSVLAAEAVRDHSLLEGCFPGGVHWVSVGKQDKSGLLMKLQNLCTRLDQDESFSQRLPLNIEEAKDRLRILMLRKHPRSLLILDDVWDSWVLKAFDNQCQILLTTRDKSVTDSVMGPKYVVPVESSLGKEKGLEILSLFVNMKKADLPEQAHSIIKECKDRVSHCSSG